TGCGTATGCAGGGCTTGATCAGCTGTTCTCTTTTGATTCAATTTTTTTTGACATTCAGAAACACAAGCGAATAATTGTAGGTTTTATAACATTCTTATTTCTTGCTTTTCTTGCAATAACATCAAATGACAGGATTAAGCAAAAGCTTGGGATGCGCTGGAAAATATTTCATAAATTAATATATCTTGCTGCAATAGGAGGGATTATTCATTACCTCTTGCTTGTGAAAAGAGATATCAGGATTCCTCTGATATATGCTGGGATATTTACGATTCTTTTTGTTTATAGAATAATAAAACAGCTTATGAAAAAATATAATTATTCACAGTTCCTTTAAAAAAGCGCATATTTTTTGCATGTGTGCTTTCATGCATATTTTTTTATCTAATTGTTGCTAACCTGTTTTATATCTGATGTGCAGTTAGGGCAGCGAACAGCTTTTGTATTAATTACAGACAGGCAATAAGGGCATT
The nucleotide sequence above comes from Nitrospiraceae bacterium. Encoded proteins:
- a CDS encoding sulfoxide reductase heme-binding subunit YedZ, with product MLSKIKPFVFFLSLLPFAWLVFNFFISGLGANPIEKIIHITGDWTLNFLVITLLISPLREITGLPWLPNLRKMLGLFSFFYACLHFLAYAGLDQLFSFDSIFFDIQKHKRIIVGFITFLFLAFLAITSNDRIKQKLGMRWKIFHKLIYLAAIGGIIHYLLLVKRDIRIPLIYAGIFTILFVYRIIKQLMKKYNYSQFL